Proteins encoded within one genomic window of Haloarcula marismortui ATCC 43049:
- a CDS encoding ABC transporter substrate-binding protein, which produces MNREGPTRRDYMKYSGAVVGGSLLAGCAGQSGSEAAPTQTGTGDQSTAEPTTAEDRYAVTMSPMGTVEFESVPQSVFTILGHHVDMLVALGRGGAINAMHAPEYHQSLYQKFLHRLEGVSIDWEGLYSSWPPSKEKLYELDSDVHVADPAKIATAEGWDNNSLQEIESNVAPWFGNTLSGTQQEPPSGWGDAYKYYTLWEIFGKIAQVFREGARYEALASVRESMLQTINASLPSESERPSAALVLFSTSGEKIWGYKMNHPGYYAAHTRPLGATDALADAVGDGYGDDGRNITLDTELLLEADPDVLLVLGPMAGSHNLDDIRSQLADNEVTREITAVQEGRIYAQGARRQGPILNLFQTEMTAKQLYPNQFGEWPGYVDGDPYPEIPAEEQLFDRQRVADIITGAGQ; this is translated from the coding sequence ATGAATCGCGAGGGTCCGACGAGACGTGACTACATGAAGTACAGCGGCGCGGTGGTGGGTGGGAGCTTGCTAGCGGGCTGTGCAGGTCAGTCCGGATCAGAAGCAGCCCCGACACAGACAGGCACAGGAGACCAATCAACGGCCGAACCAACGACGGCTGAGGATAGATACGCTGTTACGATGTCGCCCATGGGAACCGTCGAGTTCGAATCGGTTCCCCAGAGTGTGTTCACGATACTGGGCCACCACGTGGATATGCTGGTCGCACTCGGTCGAGGGGGTGCGATCAACGCAATGCACGCACCCGAATACCACCAGTCGCTGTATCAGAAGTTCCTCCACCGACTGGAAGGCGTCTCAATCGACTGGGAGGGCCTGTACTCTTCGTGGCCACCGTCAAAAGAGAAGCTGTACGAACTCGATAGCGATGTCCACGTAGCTGACCCGGCGAAGATTGCGACAGCGGAGGGATGGGACAACAACAGCCTCCAGGAGATAGAATCGAACGTCGCCCCGTGGTTCGGCAACACACTCAGTGGCACCCAGCAGGAACCACCGTCAGGGTGGGGCGATGCGTACAAATACTACACGCTCTGGGAAATCTTCGGAAAGATAGCACAGGTGTTTCGGGAGGGTGCCCGGTACGAGGCGCTCGCCTCCGTTCGCGAATCGATGCTGCAGACTATCAACGCGAGCCTGCCGTCGGAAAGTGAACGGCCGAGCGCGGCACTGGTCCTGTTCTCCACATCCGGGGAGAAAATCTGGGGCTATAAGATGAACCACCCGGGCTACTACGCTGCTCACACCCGCCCGCTGGGTGCGACCGATGCGTTAGCCGATGCTGTCGGTGACGGGTACGGCGACGACGGTCGGAATATTACACTCGACACCGAACTACTTCTCGAAGCTGATCCAGACGTACTGCTCGTCCTCGGGCCAATGGCGGGGTCCCACAATCTCGACGATATTCGGTCACAACTGGCGGACAACGAGGTTACAAGAGAAATCACTGCTGTCCAAGAGGGGCGGATATACGCGCAAGGTGCCCGTCGGCAGGGTCCGATTCTGAACCTGTTCCAGACTGAGATGACCGCGAAACAACTGTACCCCAACCAGTTCGGCGAGTGGCCGGGCTACGTCGACGGTGATCCGTACCCCGAAATCCCCGCCGAGGAACAGCTGTTCGACCGCCAGCGGGTCGCTGACATAATCACGGGTGCGGGACAGTGA